The Pedosphaera parvula Ellin514 genome has a segment encoding these proteins:
- a CDS encoding DUF1501 domain-containing protein → MKQPRINFRQEMEMEAKKLLTRRHFFRDCGVGLGSIALASLLNGDKLLAATAARAQAKADPLLPKAPHFTPKAKRVIYLFMAGAPSQLDMFDYKPTLAKYDGHPVPAELVKDQRYAFIPRDAALFATTLKFSKHGKCGAELSETLPHLGEIVDDIAIVKSMTTDAFNHAPAQIFMNTGATQFGRPSMGSWVTYGLGSESQSLPGFVVLSSAGGTSGGASNWGCGFLPTVYQGVPFRRSGDPILSLSNPNGVTKQMQRDSLDVLKELNQHHLDVVGDPEIATRINAFEMAYRMQASAPELMDISKESKDTLEMYGAEPGKSSFANNCLLARRLVERGVRFVQLYHEAWDHHSEVINGVKNQCGVTDKPAAALIKDLKQRGLLEDTLVVWGGEFGRTPMVETNEAAGRKMGRDHHPQAFTMWMAGGGIKPGITLGQTDDFGFHIVEDRVHVHDLHATLLHLMGFDHTKLTYHFQGRDFRLTDVEGELVPKLFT, encoded by the coding sequence ATGAAACAACCCAGAATTAATTTCCGGCAGGAAATGGAAATGGAAGCGAAAAAACTTCTGACCCGGCGTCATTTTTTTCGCGACTGCGGCGTTGGTCTTGGGTCCATTGCCCTGGCTTCGTTGCTGAATGGTGACAAGCTGCTGGCTGCCACCGCAGCACGCGCGCAGGCTAAAGCTGATCCTCTACTGCCGAAAGCCCCGCATTTTACCCCCAAAGCCAAGCGCGTCATCTACCTGTTCATGGCCGGGGCTCCGAGTCAGTTGGACATGTTCGATTACAAGCCCACGCTGGCGAAATATGACGGACATCCCGTGCCGGCTGAACTGGTAAAGGACCAGCGTTACGCCTTCATTCCGCGTGATGCGGCGTTGTTCGCGACCACGCTGAAGTTTTCAAAGCACGGCAAATGCGGGGCCGAGCTTTCCGAAACTCTTCCCCATCTCGGTGAAATCGTCGATGACATTGCCATCGTCAAATCGATGACGACAGATGCTTTTAACCACGCGCCCGCGCAGATATTCATGAACACGGGGGCGACGCAGTTTGGTCGTCCCAGCATGGGTTCGTGGGTGACTTATGGATTGGGCAGCGAATCGCAATCTCTGCCTGGCTTCGTCGTTTTAAGTTCTGCTGGCGGCACCAGCGGTGGAGCTTCGAATTGGGGTTGCGGATTCCTTCCCACGGTCTATCAAGGTGTGCCCTTCCGTCGAAGCGGTGACCCCATTTTGAGCCTTTCCAATCCAAATGGCGTCACGAAGCAGATGCAGCGCGACTCGCTCGATGTTCTGAAAGAACTCAATCAACACCATCTCGACGTGGTGGGTGACCCTGAAATCGCCACGCGCATCAATGCATTCGAGATGGCCTATCGCATGCAGGCCAGCGCTCCCGAGTTGATGGATATTTCCAAGGAATCAAAAGACACCCTCGAAATGTACGGCGCTGAGCCGGGGAAGAGTTCGTTCGCGAACAATTGTTTACTCGCCCGACGCCTAGTCGAACGTGGTGTTCGTTTTGTTCAGCTTTACCATGAAGCGTGGGACCATCATAGTGAGGTAATCAACGGGGTTAAGAATCAATGTGGGGTGACAGACAAGCCGGCTGCGGCGCTGATCAAGGATTTAAAACAACGCGGCCTGTTGGAAGACACTCTGGTGGTTTGGGGGGGGGAATTTGGCCGCACTCCGATGGTCGAAACCAATGAGGCAGCTGGACGCAAAATGGGGCGCGACCATCATCCGCAGGCTTTCACGATGTGGATGGCTGGCGGCGGCATCAAGCCTGGAATTACTCTGGGGCAGACCGATGACTTTGGTTTCCACATTGTGGAAGACCGGGTTCATGTGCATGACCTGCACGCCACGCTTCTGCACCTGATGGGCTTCGATCACACCAAACTGACCTATCATTTCCAGGGGCGCGATTTCCGCCTGACCGACGTGGAAGGCGAGTTGGTGCCGAAGCTTTTCACATAA
- a CDS encoding PSD1 and planctomycete cytochrome C domain-containing protein encodes MSLCLMSRQSFKTSVRSLARVVVGSFFLNSACIRAAELDLSKLPPPANTKVDFVKDIQPILEKNCYSCHGPARQKADLRWDVKEIAFKGTEHGPVIVPGKSAESRMIVLVSGIDPNMVMPQKGDRLTLQEVSLLRAWIDQGAKWPEGLDPKSYTEKKSHWSFKAPVKAPIPAVKDKKWVRNPIDAFVLARLEKEKLHPSSEADRVTLIRRLSLDLTGLPPTIKEIDDFVADKSPDAYEKLVERLLDSPHYGERWGRQWLDAARYADTNGYEKDVPRSIWLYRNWVINAFNKNMRFDEFTIEQMAGDLLPNATTEQKIATGFHRNSMINEEGGVDPEEFRVAAIINRVETTGKAWLGLTVNCAQCHTHKYDPISHKEYYQLFALLNNDDEPMLEVPSKEQQAKRAEIKKRVAAVEDEMLAKDSDLANRQAAWEEKQRADAVEWTVLDPESYFGAVGTKFTEEDDKSLLATASNPGSSTYTVTTKTKLNNITAFRLEAITDPNLPHNGPGRADNGNYVLTDFKIDAISADGKATNHVKLENATADYSQPGFSITNVLNGNGKGKVGWAVDGGPGRINVDHRAAFETREPVGFPEGTTLIFTLKQLFGGQHTLGRFRLSATTRTQHPIVADPFMPAIRKVLNTPLEKRTAEQQRELFSIYRKLDSKCEEGNQKIGKIMDEWPLADTTMVLAARPEPRETHIFKRGDFRKPLEEVKPDVPAFMPALPKNVPHNRLALGRWLVDRNNPLTARVTINRFWQAYFGRGIVTTSEDFGTQGDKPSHPELLDWLACEFMDKGWDMKAMHRLIVESATYRQASKVTPELYKIDQYNRLLARGPRFRVESETIHDIALKTAGLLSDKIGGPSVYPPIPDGVLGLAYGAPMKWEVSKGEDRYRRALYTFWKRSAPYPALSIFDSPNADVVCVRRVMSDTPLQALTTLNDSVFHEAAQAMAMRVWKEGGKTDRERAIYGFRLCTGRQPDETELKALLGMLKDEEEYFENRSTEAIQVASEDPKNPPANVNLHQVAAWTLASRVLLNMDETITKE; translated from the coding sequence ATGTCTTTGTGTCTCATGAGTCGGCAGTCTTTCAAAACTTCCGTGCGAAGCCTCGCTCGTGTGGTTGTCGGGAGTTTTTTTCTCAATTCGGCTTGCATCCGCGCAGCAGAACTCGATCTGTCCAAGCTTCCTCCACCTGCGAACACCAAGGTCGATTTTGTCAAAGACATTCAACCCATTCTGGAAAAGAACTGTTACTCCTGCCATGGGCCTGCCCGCCAAAAGGCCGACTTGCGTTGGGATGTAAAGGAGATTGCCTTCAAGGGAACCGAACATGGTCCTGTGATTGTGCCGGGGAAGAGCGCTGAAAGTCGGATGATAGTTTTGGTTTCAGGTATCGACCCGAACATGGTCATGCCGCAAAAGGGTGACCGGTTGACATTACAGGAAGTCAGCCTGCTGCGAGCCTGGATCGATCAAGGCGCCAAATGGCCTGAAGGACTCGACCCGAAAAGTTACACCGAGAAGAAATCGCATTGGTCTTTCAAAGCCCCCGTAAAAGCACCCATTCCTGCCGTTAAAGACAAGAAATGGGTGCGCAATCCCATTGATGCTTTTGTACTCGCCCGGCTGGAGAAGGAGAAATTGCATCCTTCATCCGAAGCCGATCGCGTCACACTCATCCGTCGACTCAGCCTCGACCTCACCGGTCTCCCCCCGACGATCAAGGAGATCGACGATTTCGTTGCAGATAAAAGCCCTGACGCCTATGAGAAGCTGGTGGAACGCCTGCTGGACTCACCCCATTATGGTGAACGCTGGGGACGTCAGTGGTTGGATGCTGCCCGATATGCGGATACCAACGGTTATGAGAAGGATGTGCCGCGCTCCATCTGGCTCTATCGCAACTGGGTAATCAATGCGTTTAACAAGAACATGCGGTTCGATGAATTCACCATCGAACAGATGGCTGGTGATCTTTTACCGAATGCGACCACCGAACAAAAAATTGCCACCGGCTTTCATCGCAATTCGATGATTAACGAAGAGGGTGGGGTGGACCCTGAGGAATTCCGTGTGGCTGCCATCATTAATCGTGTCGAAACTACCGGCAAAGCCTGGCTGGGATTAACTGTTAATTGCGCCCAGTGTCACACGCACAAATACGATCCCATCTCACACAAGGAATATTACCAGTTGTTCGCTCTCTTAAATAATGATGACGAGCCAATGCTCGAAGTGCCCAGCAAAGAACAACAGGCAAAGCGCGCCGAGATCAAGAAGCGGGTTGCCGCCGTGGAAGACGAGATGCTGGCCAAGGATTCGGATTTGGCGAACCGGCAAGCTGCATGGGAAGAGAAACAGCGTGCCGATGCGGTCGAGTGGACAGTGCTTGATCCAGAATCATATTTTGGCGCTGTGGGAACCAAGTTTACTGAGGAAGACGACAAGTCGTTGCTGGCCACTGCGTCGAATCCTGGGAGCTCAACCTACACCGTCACCACCAAAACGAAGCTCAATAATATTACCGCGTTTCGGTTGGAGGCGATCACCGATCCCAATCTGCCGCACAACGGTCCTGGACGAGCGGACAACGGCAACTATGTATTAACTGACTTTAAGATCGATGCGATTTCGGCGGATGGAAAGGCCACCAATCATGTAAAACTTGAAAATGCAACGGCTGATTACTCGCAGCCTGGTTTTTCAATCACCAACGTTTTAAATGGAAATGGAAAAGGGAAGGTTGGATGGGCAGTCGATGGTGGTCCTGGCCGCATCAATGTAGATCATCGGGCGGCATTCGAAACCAGGGAACCAGTTGGTTTCCCCGAAGGCACCACGTTGATATTCACGTTGAAGCAGCTTTTCGGTGGCCAACACACGCTGGGGCGCTTCCGTCTTTCAGCGACAACCCGCACGCAACATCCGATTGTTGCTGATCCTTTCATGCCGGCCATTCGGAAAGTGCTCAACACTCCGCTCGAGAAGCGTACAGCGGAACAGCAGCGTGAATTGTTCAGCATCTATCGAAAGCTGGATTCCAAGTGTGAGGAAGGCAATCAAAAGATCGGTAAGATCATGGATGAATGGCCGCTGGCAGATACCACGATGGTGCTGGCCGCGCGTCCGGAACCCCGCGAAACCCATATCTTCAAACGCGGTGATTTCCGCAAACCCTTGGAAGAAGTAAAGCCCGACGTGCCAGCTTTCATGCCCGCGTTGCCCAAGAATGTGCCGCATAACCGGCTGGCTTTGGGACGGTGGCTGGTGGACAGAAATAATCCTTTAACGGCCCGGGTGACTATCAACCGTTTCTGGCAAGCCTATTTTGGCCGCGGCATTGTCACCACCTCCGAGGATTTCGGTACACAAGGCGACAAGCCTTCGCATCCTGAATTGCTGGATTGGCTCGCTTGCGAGTTCATGGATAAAGGCTGGGATATGAAAGCCATGCACCGCCTGATTGTTGAATCAGCCACTTACCGCCAGGCTTCCAAAGTTACACCCGAGCTTTATAAGATTGATCAGTACAATCGTCTTCTTGCACGTGGACCACGGTTCCGTGTTGAATCTGAAACCATTCATGATATCGCGCTGAAGACGGCCGGCCTGTTAAGCGACAAAATCGGCGGGCCGAGTGTGTATCCGCCAATTCCAGACGGTGTGCTTGGTTTGGCTTATGGTGCGCCCATGAAATGGGAGGTCAGCAAAGGCGAAGACCGCTATCGTCGCGCGCTTTATACTTTTTGGAAGCGCTCCGCACCGTATCCCGCACTTTCGATCTTTGATTCGCCCAATGCCGATGTGGTGTGTGTCCGCCGTGTCATGTCTGATACTCCACTTCAGGCTCTCACGACCTTGAATGACTCCGTCTTTCATGAAGCGGCTCAAGCAATGGCCATGCGCGTCTGGAAGGAAGGCGGCAAGACCGATCGTGAGCGTGCCATTTATGGTTTCCGTCTTTGCACAGGACGTCAGCCTGACGAAACCGAATTGAAAGCTCTCCTTGGCATGCTCAAGGATGAGGAGGAATATTTTGAGAATCGCTCGACCGAGGCCATTCAGGTGGCCTCAGAAGATCCCAAGAACCCGCCTGCAAATGTGAATTTGCACCAGGTGGCCGCGTGGACGCTCGCCTCCCGCGTGTTGTTGAACATGGATGAGACCATTACGAAGGAATAA